One genomic region from Prunus persica cultivar Lovell chromosome G3, Prunus_persica_NCBIv2, whole genome shotgun sequence encodes:
- the LOC18788089 gene encoding uncharacterized protein LOC18788089 codes for METHESKKRKMIISNDVDAAAAEADDEEEKIEKFFALINNVREARHRLMNGSNVILKREEINDNRSNKKKKKKVEEEEEKVIADVWKPSFQPEDLIEEEARHEFKIPHVISGISTTNNAQSRGCCNTEICKQGNNLDLRLSL; via the coding sequence ATGGAGACCCATGAGagcaagaagaggaagatgatcatTAGCAATGACGttgatgctgctgctgctgaagctgatgatgaagaagagaagattgAGAAGTTCTTTGCTCTTATCAACAACGTCCGGGAAGCTCGTCACCGATTGATGAATGGTTCGAATGTAATATTGAAACGGGAAGAAATTAATGACAACAgatcaaacaagaagaagaagaaaaaagtggaggaagaggaagagaaggtcATAGCTGACGTTTGGAAGCCATCATTTCAACCTGAAGATTTAATTGAAGAAGAGGCTCGTCATGAGTTCAAAATCCCACACGTGATATCTGGGATTAGCACTACTAATAATGCTCAAAGCAGAGGCTGCTGTAACACAGAAATTTGTAAACAAGGTAATAATTTAGATCTCAGGCTGTCTCTGTAA